One genomic region from Amycolatopsis sp. FBCC-B4732 encodes:
- the thiC gene encoding phosphomethylpyrimidine synthase ThiC, whose translation MTTLENKDVSVTTGPITGSHKVFHQTESGLRVPARRIDLSNGEHFDVYDTSGPYTDPEASIDVHSGLHRLRAGWADGREHNTQLGWAKQGVITREMEYIAARERVSPEFVRAEVASGRAVIPANRKHPESEPMIIGKNFLVKINANMGNSAVWSSVEEEVDKMVWATRWGADTIMDLSTGKRIHETREWIIRNSPVPVGTVPIYQALEKVNGEPEKLSWEVYRDTIVEQCEQGVDYVTVHAGVLLRYIPLTARRVTGIVSRGGSIMAAWCLAHHQESFLYTHFEELCELLRQYDVTFSLGDGLRPGSIADANDRAQFAELETLGELTHIARSHDVQVMIEGPGHVPMHKIKENVELEEKLCGEAPFYTLGPLATDIAPGYDHITSAIGAAQIGWYGTAMLCYVTPKEHLGLPNRDDVKTGVITYKIAAHAADLAKGHPYAQEWDDELSKARFEFRWHDQFNLSLDPDTARSFHDETLPAEPAKTAHFCSMCGPKFCSMRITQDVRKYAEEHGLSTVEAIEAGMAEKSAEFGEQGNKVYLPVVQQ comes from the coding sequence TTGACGACGCTGGAAAACAAGGACGTCTCCGTCACCACGGGTCCGATCACCGGCTCGCACAAAGTCTTCCACCAGACGGAATCCGGACTGCGCGTTCCCGCGCGCCGGATCGACCTCTCCAACGGCGAACACTTCGACGTCTACGACACTTCCGGCCCGTACACGGACCCGGAAGCGTCGATCGACGTCCACAGTGGACTGCACCGGCTGCGTGCCGGCTGGGCCGACGGGCGTGAGCACAACACCCAGCTCGGCTGGGCCAAGCAGGGCGTGATCACCCGCGAGATGGAGTACATCGCCGCGCGGGAACGGGTTTCCCCCGAGTTCGTGCGCGCCGAGGTCGCGAGCGGCCGCGCGGTGATCCCGGCCAACCGGAAGCACCCCGAGTCCGAGCCGATGATCATCGGCAAGAACTTCCTGGTGAAGATCAACGCCAACATGGGCAACTCGGCCGTCTGGTCGTCGGTCGAGGAAGAGGTCGACAAGATGGTGTGGGCGACCCGCTGGGGCGCCGACACGATCATGGACCTCTCCACCGGCAAGCGGATCCACGAGACGCGGGAGTGGATCATCCGCAACTCGCCGGTCCCGGTCGGTACCGTGCCGATCTACCAGGCGCTCGAAAAGGTCAACGGGGAGCCCGAAAAGCTGTCGTGGGAGGTGTACCGCGACACGATCGTCGAGCAGTGCGAACAGGGCGTCGACTACGTCACCGTGCACGCCGGCGTGCTGCTGCGCTACATCCCGCTGACCGCGCGGCGCGTCACCGGCATCGTCAGCCGCGGCGGCTCGATCATGGCCGCGTGGTGCCTCGCGCACCACCAAGAGTCCTTTTTGTACACGCACTTCGAGGAGCTCTGCGAGCTCCTGCGCCAATACGACGTCACGTTCTCCCTGGGCGACGGCCTGCGCCCGGGCTCGATCGCCGACGCCAACGACCGCGCGCAGTTCGCCGAGCTGGAAACCCTCGGCGAGCTGACGCACATCGCGCGCTCGCACGACGTCCAGGTGATGATCGAAGGCCCCGGCCACGTGCCGATGCACAAGATCAAGGAAAACGTGGAGCTCGAAGAGAAGCTCTGCGGCGAGGCGCCGTTCTACACGCTCGGTCCACTCGCGACGGACATCGCGCCGGGGTACGACCACATCACCTCGGCCATCGGCGCGGCCCAGATCGGCTGGTACGGCACGGCGATGCTCTGCTACGTCACGCCGAAGGAGCACCTCGGCCTGCCGAACCGCGACGACGTCAAGACCGGCGTGATCACGTACAAGATCGCCGCGCACGCCGCGGACCTCGCCAAGGGGCACCCGTACGCGCAGGAGTGGGACGACGAGCTGTCGAAGGCGCGCTTCGAGTTCCGCTGGCACGACCAGTTCAACCTCTCGCTCGACCCCGACACCGCACGCTCGTTCCACGACGAGACGCTGCCCGCCGAGCCGGCCAAGACCGCGCACTTCTGCTCGATGTGCGGCCCGAAGTTCTGCTCGATGCGGATCACGCAGGACGTCCGCAAGTACGCCGAAGAGCACGGTCTGTCCACTGTGGAGGCCATCGAGGCCGGCATGGCGGAGAAGTCGGCGGAGTTCGGCGAGCAGGGCAACAAGGTCTACCTGCCCGTGGTGCAGCAGTGA
- a CDS encoding S1C family serine protease, translating to MDDAMDAYSRAVSTVARTVTPHVAGVQLERGSGSAVVFAEDGHLLTNAHVVSDHRRGVATFADGSEVPFDVVGADPLSDLAVLRARGETPPAATLGDADRLVVGQLVVAVGNPLGFAGTVTAGVVSALGRALPVRQGRTTRVIEDVIQTDAALNPGNSGGALADSAGRVVGVNTAVAGVGLGLAVPINATTRRIIDTLVVEGRVRRAYLGIVGVPAPLPDDVAGRTGQSAGLRVREVVSGGPADQAGLKAGDLVLTVGRTRVSDAQGIQRRLFAEVIGTALPITVLRNGAMVDVYATPAELAG from the coding sequence GTGGACGACGCGATGGACGCCTACTCGCGCGCGGTGAGCACGGTCGCCAGGACCGTGACCCCGCACGTCGCCGGGGTGCAGCTCGAGCGCGGGAGCGGGTCCGCGGTCGTCTTCGCCGAGGACGGCCACCTGCTCACCAACGCCCACGTCGTCAGCGACCACCGGCGCGGGGTCGCCACCTTCGCCGACGGCAGCGAGGTGCCCTTCGACGTCGTCGGCGCCGATCCGCTGTCCGACCTCGCCGTCCTGCGGGCGCGCGGGGAGACGCCGCCGGCCGCCACGCTCGGGGACGCCGACCGGCTGGTCGTCGGGCAGCTCGTCGTCGCCGTGGGGAACCCGCTCGGGTTCGCCGGGACGGTCACCGCCGGGGTGGTCAGCGCGCTCGGCCGGGCGCTGCCGGTGCGACAGGGGCGCACCACCCGCGTGATCGAAGACGTCATCCAGACCGACGCGGCGCTCAACCCCGGCAACTCCGGCGGCGCGCTCGCCGATTCGGCCGGCCGGGTCGTCGGCGTCAACACCGCCGTCGCCGGCGTCGGGCTCGGGCTCGCGGTGCCGATCAACGCGACGACGCGGCGGATCATCGACACGCTCGTCGTCGAAGGCCGGGTGCGGCGCGCGTACCTCGGCATCGTCGGCGTGCCCGCGCCGCTGCCGGACGACGTCGCCGGGCGCACCGGGCAGAGCGCCGGGCTGCGGGTGCGCGAAGTCGTTTCCGGCGGGCCCGCGGACCAGGCCGGCCTCAAGGCGGGCGACCTCGTGCTGACCGTCGGGCGCACCCGGGTGTCGGACGCCCAGGGCATCCAGCGCCGGCTCTTCGCGGAAGTGATCGGCACCGCACTGCCGATCACCGTGCTGCGCAACGGAGCCATGGTCGACGTCTACGCCACTCCGGCCGAGTTGGCCGGGTGA
- a CDS encoding glycoside hydrolase family 15 protein produces the protein MRKLMFGALAGLLVTGLIPGIAAAQGDAPGAPGAHPSWLPANKTGFGTAHDRSSNVWFTLQGGQLSEVYYPDLSTPSVRSLNFVVTDGRSFADLDHAAKSQQVRRTDDDSLTYEQTITDDQHRWRLRKTYVTDPAATTVLVDVDFQSLTGRPYQLYAIADPDLTNDGSDDSAARKGDVLTAQDAANAAALTAKPAFTKTSVGYAGNSDGTTQLTKTFKLKSYDTAAKGNVVLTGQTSADGLRNRHVTLALGMGAKAPDALGSAQASQRRGVRDVTRAYDRGWEQYLRGVSKPPSSLKTDAERDLYKASMLTLAASEDKHHPGAFIASPSMPWRFGNNDPEWSPSGTYHLVWPRDLYQIATGLAAGGDQGAANRAVSYMFGTQQQADGHMPQNSRVDGVPYWTSIQLDETAFPIVLAQQLGRNDLWPGVRKAADFIIGYAGPNGQPAPYTQQERWEEQDGWSPSTIASVIAGLVCAADLASHNGAPADAARYLAAADKFKADLPKQTITTNGPLSKDPYFVRLTKDADANAGTTYNLGNSSVTMDQRAVTDAGFLDLVRLGVYRADDPVIENSIRVTDKDIAFTTPTGQFWHRYTKDGYGEQADGSPWDYTFPAGSRTTFGRLWPLLAGERGEYELTLGDPASAARRLRDLGRVSSSAETMPEQVWDENPPSGQTGFPVGTPNASATPLAWTHAQYVRLAQDVKAGSVLETPKVVRCHFLGC, from the coding sequence ATGCGCAAACTCATGTTCGGCGCCCTCGCCGGGCTGCTGGTCACCGGTCTGATCCCGGGGATCGCGGCGGCCCAGGGGGATGCTCCCGGCGCCCCGGGCGCCCATCCCAGCTGGCTGCCCGCGAACAAGACCGGCTTCGGCACCGCTCACGACCGCTCGAGCAACGTCTGGTTCACCCTCCAGGGCGGGCAGCTGTCCGAGGTCTACTACCCGGACCTGTCGACGCCCAGCGTCCGCTCGCTGAACTTCGTCGTCACCGACGGCCGCAGCTTCGCCGACCTCGACCACGCGGCGAAGTCGCAGCAGGTCCGGCGGACCGACGACGACAGCCTGACCTACGAGCAGACCATCACCGACGACCAGCACCGCTGGCGCCTCCGCAAGACCTACGTCACCGACCCGGCCGCCACGACCGTGCTGGTGGACGTCGACTTCCAGTCGCTCACCGGGCGGCCCTACCAGCTCTACGCGATCGCCGACCCGGACCTCACCAACGACGGCTCCGACGACTCGGCCGCGCGCAAGGGCGACGTGCTCACCGCGCAGGATGCCGCGAACGCCGCCGCGCTCACCGCGAAGCCCGCGTTCACGAAGACCAGCGTCGGCTACGCCGGCAATTCCGACGGCACCACGCAGCTCACGAAGACCTTCAAGCTGAAGAGCTACGACACCGCCGCGAAGGGCAACGTCGTGCTGACCGGGCAGACGAGCGCCGACGGGCTCCGGAACCGGCACGTCACCCTCGCGCTCGGCATGGGCGCGAAGGCGCCGGACGCGCTCGGCAGCGCGCAGGCGTCGCAGCGCCGCGGCGTCCGCGACGTCACGCGCGCGTACGACCGCGGCTGGGAGCAGTACCTGCGCGGGGTGAGCAAGCCGCCGTCGTCGCTGAAGACCGACGCCGAGCGCGACCTCTACAAGGCGTCGATGCTGACGCTGGCCGCGAGCGAGGACAAGCACCACCCGGGCGCCTTCATCGCGTCGCCGAGCATGCCCTGGCGGTTCGGGAACAACGACCCGGAGTGGTCGCCGTCCGGGACCTACCACCTGGTCTGGCCGCGTGACCTCTACCAGATCGCGACCGGGCTGGCCGCCGGCGGCGACCAGGGGGCCGCGAACCGCGCGGTGAGCTACATGTTCGGCACGCAGCAGCAGGCCGACGGGCACATGCCGCAGAACAGCCGGGTCGACGGCGTGCCGTACTGGACGTCGATCCAGCTCGACGAAACCGCTTTCCCGATCGTGCTGGCCCAGCAGCTCGGCCGCAACGACCTGTGGCCCGGCGTCCGGAAGGCCGCCGACTTCATCATCGGCTACGCCGGCCCGAACGGGCAGCCGGCGCCGTACACGCAGCAGGAGCGCTGGGAGGAGCAGGACGGCTGGTCCCCGTCGACCATCGCGTCGGTGATCGCCGGACTGGTCTGCGCCGCGGATCTGGCTTCGCACAACGGAGCTCCGGCCGACGCCGCCCGCTACCTCGCCGCGGCCGACAAGTTCAAGGCCGACCTGCCGAAGCAGACGATCACCACGAACGGGCCGCTGTCGAAGGACCCGTACTTCGTCCGGCTGACCAAGGACGCCGACGCCAACGCGGGGACGACGTACAACCTCGGCAACTCGAGCGTCACGATGGACCAGCGCGCGGTCACCGACGCGGGCTTCCTCGACCTCGTCCGGCTCGGCGTCTACCGGGCCGACGACCCGGTGATCGAGAACAGCATTCGCGTCACCGACAAGGACATCGCGTTCACGACGCCCACCGGGCAGTTCTGGCACCGGTACACGAAGGACGGCTACGGCGAGCAGGCCGACGGTTCGCCGTGGGACTACACGTTCCCGGCCGGGAGCCGCACCACGTTCGGGCGGCTGTGGCCGCTGCTCGCCGGCGAGCGCGGCGAGTACGAGCTGACGCTCGGCGACCCGGCGTCGGCCGCGCGGCGGCTGCGTGACCTCGGCCGGGTGAGCAGCTCGGCGGAGACCATGCCGGAGCAGGTGTGGGACGAGAACCCGCCGTCGGGGCAGACCGGGTTCCCGGTCGGCACGCCCAACGCGTCGGCGACCCCGCTGGCCTGGACGCACGCGCAGTACGTCCGGCTCGCCCAGGACGTCAAGGCGGGCTCGGTGCTGGAGACGCCGAAGGTGGTGCGCTGCCACTTCCTCGGCTGCTGA
- the thiD gene encoding bifunctional hydroxymethylpyrimidine kinase/phosphomethylpyrimidine kinase — protein MTPPTALTIAGSDSGGGAGIQADLRTFFANGVHGLVALTAVTVQNSLGVQGFTEIPADVVTAQIKAVASDMGVDAAKTGMLATAEIIRSVAKTLDELGMDFPLVVDPVAASMTGHALLREDALEAIRTELFPRATLITPNLDEVRLLTGVSVVDAATQRAAAEALLEFGSRWVLVKGGHMQGTEDCVDLLSDGREFRELSGPRYLTENTHGGGDTLASAITASLAKGASVPDAVAAGKKFIERCVAESYPLGAGVGPVSPFWVLDR, from the coding sequence GTGACACCGCCCACCGCCCTCACCATCGCCGGATCGGACTCCGGCGGTGGTGCGGGCATCCAGGCCGACCTGCGCACGTTCTTCGCCAACGGCGTGCACGGGCTGGTCGCTTTGACGGCGGTCACCGTGCAGAACTCGCTGGGCGTGCAGGGTTTCACCGAGATCCCGGCCGACGTGGTGACGGCGCAGATCAAGGCGGTGGCGTCCGACATGGGCGTCGACGCGGCGAAGACGGGCATGCTCGCCACCGCGGAGATCATCCGCTCGGTGGCGAAGACCCTGGACGAACTCGGGATGGACTTCCCCCTGGTCGTCGACCCGGTGGCGGCGTCGATGACGGGGCACGCCCTCCTGCGCGAAGACGCGCTGGAGGCGATCCGCACCGAGTTGTTCCCCCGCGCCACGCTGATCACGCCGAACCTGGACGAAGTCCGCCTCCTGACCGGGGTCTCGGTCGTGGACGCGGCCACCCAGCGCGCGGCGGCGGAGGCGTTGCTGGAGTTCGGCTCCCGCTGGGTCCTGGTCAAGGGCGGCCACATGCAGGGCACGGAGGACTGCGTGGACCTGCTTTCCGACGGCCGCGAGTTCCGGGAACTGAGCGGGCCGAGGTACCTCACGGAGAACACCCACGGCGGCGGCGACACCCTGGCGTCGGCGATCACGGCGTCCCTGGCGAAGGGCGCTTCGGTCCCGGACGCGGTGGCGGCGGGGAAGAAGTTCATCGAGCGCTGCGTCGCGGAGTCCTACCCGCTGGGCGCGGGCGTGGGCCCGGTGTCGCCGTTCTGGGTGCTGGATCGCTGA
- a CDS encoding DUF6338 family protein, with protein sequence MIPGTWLAAVLFLLVVAPGLFFDLLGARRRVAVAESAFREIGRVALGSLGFTLVTVVLLQTAQWLFPRLFFDPRALILGGNAYLADHYGAVVLTLVVAAATSHALAFGLHKWLARRHGETIRVISLWGKAFRHGVPAGHAVFARVRLAGGLVYTGQVENFTADLPMGDRELLLTKPLAAKPDADSPLRPLPDSYRRVIIPGDRIEVISVEYRPVPPGAVTAKKRLQRSSTQNGDTGPTPAPSG encoded by the coding sequence ATGATCCCCGGCACGTGGCTCGCGGCCGTGCTGTTCCTGCTCGTCGTCGCGCCCGGGTTGTTCTTCGACCTGCTGGGCGCGCGCCGCCGGGTGGCGGTGGCCGAATCGGCGTTCCGCGAGATCGGCCGGGTCGCGCTGGGCAGCTTGGGGTTCACCCTGGTCACCGTCGTGCTCCTGCAGACGGCGCAGTGGCTCTTCCCCCGGCTGTTCTTCGACCCCAGGGCCCTGATCCTCGGCGGGAACGCCTACCTGGCGGACCACTACGGCGCGGTGGTGCTGACGCTCGTCGTGGCGGCCGCGACCTCCCACGCGCTGGCGTTCGGGCTGCACAAGTGGCTGGCCCGGCGCCACGGGGAGACGATCCGCGTCATCAGCCTCTGGGGCAAGGCCTTCCGGCACGGCGTGCCGGCCGGGCACGCGGTGTTCGCCCGGGTCCGGCTGGCCGGCGGGCTGGTGTACACCGGGCAGGTCGAGAACTTCACGGCCGATCTGCCGATGGGTGATCGCGAACTGCTGCTCACCAAACCCCTGGCCGCCAAGCCGGACGCCGACAGCCCGCTCCGGCCGCTGCCGGACTCCTACCGCCGGGTCATCATCCCCGGGGACCGGATCGAGGTGATCAGCGTGGAGTACCGGCCGGTGCCGCCGGGCGCCGTCACCGCGAAGAAGCGGCTTCAGCGATCCAGCACCCAGAACGGCGACACCGGGCCCACGCCCGCGCCCAGCGGGTAG
- a CDS encoding helix-turn-helix domain-containing protein: METTCEQDGPWDVYLRSCPCRDVLDLLANKWTALVLGALSRGPHRFGELRRAVDGISQKMLTQNLRQLERDGFLTRTVYPTTPPTVEYALTEMGAEVGAHLVALSTWSQANFDRIRSSREEYDGRELQPVR; this comes from the coding sequence ATGGAAACCACCTGTGAACAGGACGGACCCTGGGACGTCTACCTCCGGAGCTGTCCCTGCCGGGACGTGCTGGACCTGCTGGCCAACAAGTGGACGGCCCTGGTGCTGGGCGCGCTGTCCCGCGGCCCGCACCGCTTCGGCGAGCTGCGCCGGGCCGTGGACGGCATCAGCCAGAAGATGCTGACCCAGAACCTCCGCCAGCTCGAGCGCGACGGCTTCCTGACCCGCACGGTGTACCCGACGACGCCGCCGACGGTGGAGTACGCGCTGACGGAGATGGGCGCGGAGGTGGGCGCGCACCTGGTCGCGCTGAGCACGTGGTCGCAGGCGAACTTCGACCGCATCCGTTCGTCGCGCGAGGAGTACGACGGCCGGGAGCTGCAGCCGGTCCGCTGA